The Microcaecilia unicolor chromosome 3, aMicUni1.1, whole genome shotgun sequence nucleotide sequence TTCCCATCCTGATCCTGTCAGTGGACCCCCACTGGACTTGCTGTATGTGATCCCACCTGAGCACCAGTGTCTGCAGTCCTGGCCCACCTCTGAATCCCCAGCTTACGATtcctctccaccctcccctcaccctcccatgCTTAAAATTATAGCCTTACCTTTTGTGCCCAGTAATATACTGAATCAGGATTATTAATTTCTTTCCCTAATCGAGCAATCATCTTTGATGGAGTCCACTTCACCCCCTGCAAAGAGAGAGGGTGCCAGTTACCGGTGCTAGCTGACAGGCTATAGCCTaacacccctcccctcaaggtggaTGCAGACAGTCTGCAGTCACAGAGTCTTGGTAACAGCCACACAGCCTCTTCTTCCTCACATTGGGTTTGATGTGCCACAAGCTCCTCTTACCTCCGTGTTCTGCTCCAGTACCATTTGATCCAGGATAGGCATCAGCCAGTCTTCAAATTGGCAGTAGTTGTTATTGGGAACCAGCAGATTTCCAATtctgagaggagagaagagataggGAGTCTGGGTACTCTTCCCTGCAGAGCTGGAGCAGGGTGTGTGGGAAGAAGGCAGAAATCATCCCTCTTTACACGTCTTAAACAATCTTATTCTGCTACAGTACCTGTTGATGCCATTCGGCCGTAGCTCTCTCCCTTTCAGGTTGAAGTCCCCTAGGTAGGTGGGTGCTAGACACTTAATGAGGTCTTCCTCCACCCCTCCAGCAGTGGTCACCAGGACATCCACCTACGGCAACAGGAAAACATTGAATCGGCACCTGTACCTTGTAACctcctccctcattccagagccctGGGGATTTCTCAGATCCGAGATCCAACTCAAGCGCTCCCCCTTTACCATGTTATGCTGCACCAGGTAGCGGATGCTTTCACGGATGCCACTGCTGATCATGTTGGAGGTATACCCCAGGAATATAGTGCAGCCTGTCCGTTCTCTCTGACAGGGGTTAAGGTTAATGGGGTGCTCTTCCTTTTCCTCATCTGGACTTTGGGGCTCCAGTTTCTTCTCAATCTGAAACCAAAGCAAGGAAAAAACACTTGTGGCTTCAACAGGGCTGCCAAGCACCAGGTCAGCAGACACAAACCGGGCCAATCCTGGGCCTGTAGTTCATATCTGTATTTCAGTTCCACCCCTCCCCATGACAGGCTCTCACCATAGCATTGATCTCATGTACCGCTTTGCCAAAGTTAGTGGCCTGGAAGCCGCTGGTGTAGTAGGACTGAAGCAGGGCATTGTAGTCGACCCCCTGGTTGAAGTCGTAGCCACGGACCTGAGGCGTTCCCTCAGGGAGACTGGTGCTGTGCCGCAGGACAGCATCCAGGGCTTTGCCTGTGAAGTCTGCTGCCATCATGTCTATGAAACATTGAGGGAAGCAGAAATGAGTGTCAATCACATCCTGTGTGAAACCCCAACAGATGCTCAGAGCAGGTGGCTGCACATTGCAGAAACATTTCTAGTGCTTTCACAGTACAGGAAACTTTTGGCCATTATGCAGTGTGAAATGGCCGTTTGAGAAGGGGCCTGCACGACCTCCATGGTCTCATCTAGATAACCTCTGCAATGGGAGGAGGGAGACTAGAGTATCTTTCCACTGTGTAGCATGAAATACTGGTGAGATGCACTTTACTAAACAGCCTGCCCTTGCCTGTACAATATATCCAATTTAATAAAGGAACACAACTCTGCCTGATCCTTAGCCTGCCTATACAATATGAAGAACTTAAGATTAAGACTCAGGCTCTGTCTAACTctctgccctcctccctccccatatCTACCTGGTCTCTGTCTCCCCCATATCTGGGAGATAGtccctctgactaattctctcttTATCTCCCCCCTCTCCAATATCTCTGTctcttactctccccccccccccaaaaaaaaaatctctctaacTCTCTCTGTCTCCTCATTTCTGTCTCTCACCCTCCCTCTCCATATGTCTCCCCCCATATCTCTGTCTCTGTataattctctctctccccaccataTCTCTGTAAAACACTCTGCCCCCACCCATATCGAGAGATATGAGACGAGTTTTTATGAGACAGAGATAGGGGTGGGGGTCTAATTCTCTCTTTATCTGTCCCCCATATCTGTCTCTATCTCCTCCCCATAtctctgtctgtctccccccaTGTCTCTCTGTCACCATCTGCCCCCCGCCCATTTctcagtctctgtctctctccccctccttatcAATATCTCTgtttgtctccccctccccccaatctcagtctctctctttcccacCCCCGTGTCTCTCAGTCTCTAACGCTCTCTCTCCTCTATATCTTTCAGTGTTTGTCTCTGTTTCTTGGAGGAGTGGGGTGCTTCTCACTGTCTGTACTGGGTGGGGGTCCCTCTGTAGTTTTGGATGGGGGTGTCTCATACTCTTTTGATGGTGGGGTTCTCTCTCGGTAGTGGAGGTATCTATTTCTCTCTTGGCTggggggcaggggtgtgctggtaaatttttaacaacaggctctttctccggacgtagccagctctgcagctgGAAAGGTCaggggcggccggggggggggggggggtggcaacacttgcctctctctcctccctcccttccttcctgcgggcatgctaggcatacctttgctggcagccaataaatggactgccaccactcccaacgtcttgctctgagcagcatgctggaacttctctcacatgctcgagaagtcccagccagcTGCCtacagctggaaacaaggagcggggagcagcagtagtctatttacttggctggcagggctcagcatccccaccagcaaagtaaaagagaattcagcagggggcccaagcccacattttgggagccagttgttaaagtagccacggagggccctactttgacaaccagctcccaaaattcttaaaaacttaacaaccggctcttgcgagcctgtgagagcctgctccagcacaccactgctggggggggggggggggtgctgtttttccctcttggtttgggTGTCTCACTCCCTCTTGGTGATGAGGTTGTCTCTCTTGGTTCTGGCGGTGTCTCTCAGTTGTGGGGGTCTCTCCCCCCTTCCTGGTGGAGGTGTCTCAAGGTGGGGGGGCATGTGTGTGGCTCTCTTGGGGGTTGGGGTGTTTTTCTTAGGGGTCTCTCGGTGGTGGTGGGGAGTATTTCTCTCGGtggaggtctttttttttctttgtgctgGGGATGTCTCTCAGGAGGAAGTGTGTCGCTGACTCCCTCTCTCTTGGAGGTGCGGGTGTCTCTGTCTTTTTCTTGGGGGTATCTcctgttttctttctctcttgaGGTGTGTGTCTGTTACTCTTGATAGATACTGGGAGTTTGTCTTTCTTGCTTggggtgtgtttgtgtatgtgtcacTGTCTCTCTGGTGATGCTGGGGGTGTCTGTCATTGTCTCTGTCTCTCTTGGTGTGTGTATGTCTGTCATTCTCTCTTGGGGGGAGAGTGTGTGtcactgtctctttttttttggggggggggagtctcaCTGTTCTCTCTGTTGGTGCTGTCTCTCTCTGGAGGGTGTCTTTCTTTTGGGGGGCAGGGTGTCTTTCTTAGGTGTCTGTGTCTGTCACTCTCTTTCGGGGCTGGGGGTGTCTTTCTCTCTTGGGTATGTGTCATTGTACGTCTCtctttgtggtggtggggggtctcTTTTTCTGTTGGGTTGGGGGTGCCCCTATCTTtctctctcgggggggggggggggtatcggtGTCTCTCGCTGTGTCTTACCGCTTCTCCGGTCCCGGCAACAAGCGATTCCCCGCCCCCGTCCCGTTACTCCCGGTCGCTGCTGCGGCTGTTTGTACGGCGGCTCCGGAGGGATAATCATGTTCAATGCGCGCAGCCCGTCAGTAATGTATGTGGCTGCATGAGATCACGTGATCCGTCTGGGTCGCAGAGGAAACGATTGCTGTTTGCTTGCACGGACGACGAGAATTGGGGGCAAATCAAATGCTGGAAAGAAAAGACGCGTTATATCAGAGCAAAAGAGTGCTGCTGAAGATCCGATTGCGTCCGAGCAAGAAGCAGCACCTAGAGCTCccgcaatgaccccccccccccaataatgcaCCATACAAAATAAGCATTTACACCGCACAGCAAATAATCCAAACTGCATCAGCACCCAGAGGCCCTCCACCCCCAATAATACAGCAAACTGAGCCATTAAAATATTTCTAGAGCACAGAAAATTGTCCAGCCCCCAAATTAGGGTCCTAATCAAACACCACAGTGAAAGCACTTTACATGttttggaaagggaaaggggctggGATTTGATTTCCCACCAttttgtggttataatcaaagcggtttacatactatatacagcgAAAGGGGGTGGGACTGGATTTACTGCCTTTATgtgtttacaatcaaagtggtttacatgttatatacaaggAAATACAATGGGATTTTTGTTATTCAGCCTTTCTGGGTATACAATGAAATCAGTTTAGGTATTAGGGAAAGGATGGGATTTAATATTCTGCCTTTCAGTGGTTACAGTtaatgcggtttacatatatacagggaaaggggatggaatttcatat carries:
- the DHPS gene encoding deoxyhypusine synthase gives rise to the protein MIIPPEPPYKQPQQRPGVTGRGRGIACCRDRRSDMMAADFTGKALDAVLRHSTSLPEGTPQVRGYDFNQGVDYNALLQSYYTSGFQATNFGKAVHEINAMIEKKLEPQSPDEEKEEHPINLNPCQRERTGCTIFLGYTSNMISSGIRESIRYLVQHNMVDVLVTTAGGVEEDLIKCLAPTYLGDFNLKGRELRPNGINRIGNLLVPNNNYCQFEDWLMPILDQMVLEQNTEGVKWTPSKMIARLGKEINNPDSVYYWAQKNNIPVFSPALTDGSLGDMIYFHSYKNPGLVLDIVEDIRRLNLQAVLAKRSGMIILGGGLIKHHIANANLMRNGADFAVYVNTAQEFDGSDAGARPDEAVSWGKIRMDAHPVKVHADASLVFPLLVAQTFAQKIGVLATEKKQD